In Pirellulales bacterium, one DNA window encodes the following:
- a CDS encoding RNA polymerase sigma factor — MQPPLPTISPRPPSYGPVLPMKPPATSSDTGSAWPRSRSEFAELVETYADRLVRHAFRQTGSLHDAEDIVQEVFARAFDGTRTRPVSAIGPYLYRAVGNACIDFLRRRNRAALFCEGVDVDELLSAAKGPPEMAQATEELRRIESLLRQLPAEQAEVVRLRVFDELSLNEIAELTECSINTVCSRLRYAFAKLRGAIGEKRE, encoded by the coding sequence ATGCAACCGCCCTTGCCCACGATTTCGCCACGTCCGCCGAGCTACGGACCGGTCTTGCCCATGAAACCGCCAGCAACGTCGAGCGATACAGGCAGTGCCTGGCCGCGGTCGCGCTCCGAGTTCGCAGAACTCGTCGAAACCTACGCCGACCGCCTGGTCCGACATGCCTTTCGCCAGACCGGCAGTCTGCACGACGCTGAAGACATCGTGCAAGAGGTTTTTGCCAGGGCGTTCGACGGTACGCGGACGCGTCCCGTCTCAGCGATCGGTCCGTATCTGTATCGCGCCGTCGGCAACGCCTGCATCGACTTCCTGCGCCGCCGCAACCGGGCGGCGCTGTTTTGCGAAGGAGTCGACGTCGACGAGTTGCTCAGCGCCGCAAAGGGTCCGCCTGAAATGGCCCAAGCGACCGAAGAGCTGCGCCGCATCGAATCGCTGTTGCGGCAATTGCCCGCCGAACAGGCCGAGGTGGTCCGACTGCGGGTTTTCGACGAGTTGAGTCTCAACGAGATTGCCGAACTTACCGAGTGCTCCATTAACACCGTTTGCTCGCGTCTGCGATATGCCTTTGCCAAGCTGCGCGGCGCGATCGGCGAGAAACGAGAGTGA
- a CDS encoding methyltransferase produces the protein MIAIRAPHVRRSQMVPVAKSHRDALELVLLTIAWVAFFIPLIWILSPAFAFADYSLRPVPLAVGSLLLLFGLWLFHRSHTDLGTNWSITLELRDRHELVTQGVYRWPRHPMYLALLLYSLGQALALPN, from the coding sequence ATGATCGCAATTCGAGCGCCGCACGTGAGGCGAAGTCAGATGGTTCCGGTTGCCAAGAGCCACCGTGACGCTCTTGAGCTGGTTCTGCTGACGATCGCCTGGGTCGCGTTTTTCATTCCCTTGATCTGGATCCTGAGCCCAGCCTTTGCCTTTGCGGATTATTCGCTCCGACCGGTTCCGCTGGCCGTTGGCAGCTTGTTGCTCTTGTTCGGGCTTTGGCTCTTTCACCGCTCTCATACCGACCTGGGAACGAATTGGTCGATCACGTTGGAGCTGCGCGACCGGCACGAGCTCGTGACTCAAGGCGTTTATCGGTGGCCGCGACACCCGATGTATCTCGCCTTGCTCCTCTACTCGCTGGGCCAGGCGCTGGCCCTTCCCAATTGA
- a CDS encoding efflux RND transporter periplasmic adaptor subunit, which yields MPCSRRDFVFSPLGSDGKFVVKDPRRQTYFRLGPRERLLLELLDGRNGRASLGQKFRQEFNEELTDEDIDGFLQLAAARGLLETFPDAPAVEPSPLDKKVPPPLSPAPVKPRPAGQNLLAWRKTLFDPDRFFTAVEPHVRFFWTRAFLVLSAVLIVTAAIDLWLNRDQFVSDLAENLRWQTLVLGGLALLAVTALHESAHGLTCKHFGGEVHEVGFLLIFFMPSFFCNVSDAWLLPQKGKRLAITFAGGYFELVLWALAVFVWRLTLEDTLINYLAWTVVSVSGVRVLFNFMPFVKLDGYYLLSDILDIANLRQRALDRVAARLRWLLWGAARPQPDTREKTLLVYGVHCWCASLVMLSGVLWAMGRQIDGYIGHWGAVIVLAPLALAAGRVMFQGLNQGEATQMVRARPLRSLFWGASLTGLSAVLGLVKIEQRATGDFEVRPATRLQVRAPLAAFVKEVAGDEGDHVSAGERVALLEVPDLESKTAGKQAEVRETEAQLKLLQVGTRQEEIDDARERVERTTEWRDLARADLERSRESFEENLERLGQKIVEAQASLQQALETTIRWKGLYRKRVVTEQQFHEARTNYEVAKAQLAQARSEKAALESVGTLEAEKELARREKELEEAKAALTLLEAGSRQEEIEAAEASLARQKEELAFLEEQQKKLPLYSRVDGVIASPHLKDRVGEYIQQGDLVCEIQEASSLEVEITVPEDRISKVKPGQCVELKARALPYETFEAKVERIAPAAESGDHQSTVVVYSRLLNKSTNLKPDMTGHARIYCGKKPIGEIGLDYVLRFIRTEFWW from the coding sequence TTGCCCTGCAGTCGACGCGACTTCGTCTTCAGTCCGTTGGGCAGCGACGGCAAATTCGTCGTCAAAGACCCGCGGCGGCAAACTTATTTTCGCCTTGGCCCGCGCGAACGCCTGTTGCTGGAGTTGCTCGACGGCCGCAACGGCCGGGCCTCGCTGGGCCAGAAATTCCGCCAAGAATTCAATGAAGAGCTGACCGACGAAGACATCGACGGGTTCTTGCAATTGGCGGCTGCACGCGGGTTGTTGGAGACCTTCCCGGACGCGCCGGCCGTCGAGCCATCCCCGCTGGATAAAAAAGTTCCACCGCCGCTCTCGCCGGCGCCAGTCAAGCCGCGGCCGGCCGGCCAAAACCTGCTGGCCTGGCGAAAAACGCTGTTCGATCCCGATCGCTTCTTTACGGCGGTTGAGCCGCACGTGCGGTTCTTCTGGACGCGCGCCTTTTTGGTCCTCTCCGCCGTGCTGATCGTGACCGCTGCGATCGACTTGTGGCTCAATCGAGACCAATTCGTCAGCGACCTGGCCGAAAACCTTCGCTGGCAAACACTGGTGCTGGGCGGCCTGGCGCTGCTCGCGGTGACCGCGCTGCACGAAAGCGCCCACGGCCTGACGTGCAAGCACTTCGGCGGGGAGGTACACGAAGTCGGTTTCCTGTTGATCTTTTTTATGCCCTCGTTTTTCTGCAATGTGTCCGACGCCTGGCTCCTGCCGCAGAAAGGGAAGCGGCTGGCCATTACCTTTGCCGGCGGTTACTTCGAGTTGGTTCTTTGGGCACTGGCCGTCTTCGTCTGGCGGCTGACGCTCGAAGACACCCTCATCAATTACCTGGCCTGGACCGTCGTTTCTGTTTCGGGCGTGCGCGTGCTCTTCAATTTCATGCCCTTCGTCAAGCTCGACGGCTATTACCTGTTGAGCGACATTCTCGACATTGCGAACCTGCGGCAACGGGCACTCGATCGCGTGGCCGCGCGGCTACGGTGGCTGTTGTGGGGCGCGGCCCGTCCCCAGCCCGACACACGCGAAAAAACATTGCTGGTCTACGGCGTACACTGTTGGTGCGCGTCGCTGGTCATGTTGTCGGGCGTGTTGTGGGCGATGGGACGGCAGATCGACGGCTACATCGGGCATTGGGGCGCGGTGATCGTGCTGGCGCCGCTGGCGCTGGCCGCGGGCCGGGTCATGTTTCAGGGTCTCAATCAGGGAGAAGCCACACAAATGGTGCGCGCACGACCGCTTCGCAGCTTGTTCTGGGGCGCTTCGCTGACCGGCCTTTCGGCGGTGCTGGGCCTGGTGAAGATCGAGCAACGGGCCACCGGCGATTTTGAAGTGCGGCCCGCCACGCGCCTGCAGGTGCGGGCGCCGCTGGCCGCGTTCGTGAAAGAAGTGGCAGGCGACGAAGGAGACCATGTCTCGGCCGGTGAGCGGGTGGCCCTGCTCGAAGTGCCCGACTTGGAGAGCAAGACTGCCGGCAAACAGGCCGAAGTGCGAGAGACCGAAGCCCAGTTGAAGCTGCTGCAGGTCGGCACGCGGCAGGAGGAGATCGACGACGCCCGCGAGCGCGTGGAGCGGACGACCGAGTGGCGTGACTTGGCCAGGGCCGATCTGGAGCGGAGCCGCGAATCTTTCGAGGAGAACTTGGAGCGGCTCGGCCAGAAGATCGTCGAGGCCCAGGCGTCGCTCCAGCAGGCCCTTGAAACCACCATTCGCTGGAAAGGGCTGTACCGGAAGCGGGTCGTAACAGAACAGCAGTTCCACGAAGCACGGACGAATTACGAGGTCGCCAAGGCCCAGCTTGCCCAGGCCCGCAGCGAGAAAGCGGCCTTGGAGAGTGTCGGCACGCTGGAGGCCGAGAAAGAGTTGGCCCGGCGCGAAAAAGAACTGGAAGAAGCCAAGGCGGCCTTGACCCTGCTCGAAGCCGGATCGCGGCAAGAGGAGATCGAAGCGGCCGAAGCCTCGCTGGCCCGGCAAAAGGAGGAACTGGCCTTTCTGGAGGAGCAGCAGAAAAAGCTGCCGCTTTACAGTCGAGTGGACGGGGTCATCGCCTCGCCGCATTTGAAAGACCGCGTCGGCGAGTACATTCAGCAGGGCGACCTGGTGTGCGAGATTCAGGAAGCCTCATCGCTTGAAGTCGAGATCACGGTTCCGGAAGACCGCATCTCCAAGGTCAAGCCTGGACAGTGCGTGGAATTGAAGGCCCGCGCGCTTCCCTATGAAACGTTCGAGGCCAAGGTCGAGCGGATTGCGCCGGCGGCCGAGAGCGGCGACCATCAAAGCACGGTGGTGGTTTACAGCCGGTTGTTGAACAAATCGACGAATCTCAAGCCCGACATGACCGGCCACGCCCGCATCTATTGCGGCAAGAAACCCATCGGTGAAATTGGGCTGGACTACGTGCTGCGGTTTATCCGGACCGAGTTCTGGTGGTAG
- the hisH gene encoding imidazole glycerol phosphate synthase subunit HisH → MIAIVDYGMGNLRSVQKGFEHVGHAATITSDPDAIRAASKVVLPGVGAFGDAMHELRRRELVEPVKQAIAAGKPFLGICLGLQLLFDVGHEGGRHEGLGVLAGEVARFDLPHEYKVPHMGWNQLEIVRPAPVLAGLASGAHVYFVHSFYVVPRDREIVAAETRYGAAFPSMVWRDNVFATQFHPEKSQADGLRILRNFAEFREG, encoded by the coding sequence ATGATCGCGATTGTCGACTACGGCATGGGAAACCTGCGCAGCGTGCAAAAAGGGTTTGAGCACGTCGGGCATGCCGCCACGATCACCAGCGATCCGGACGCGATTCGCGCGGCGTCCAAGGTGGTGTTGCCGGGCGTGGGAGCGTTTGGCGATGCGATGCACGAGCTTCGACGCCGTGAGCTCGTCGAACCGGTGAAGCAGGCGATCGCCGCAGGGAAGCCGTTCTTGGGCATTTGCCTGGGACTGCAGCTCTTGTTCGACGTAGGGCACGAGGGGGGCCGACACGAGGGCCTTGGCGTGCTTGCCGGTGAAGTGGCGCGGTTCGACTTGCCTCACGAATACAAGGTGCCGCACATGGGGTGGAACCAACTCGAGATTGTCCGCCCCGCTCCGGTCCTGGCCGGTCTCGCCAGCGGCGCCCACGTCTACTTTGTACACTCGTTTTACGTCGTGCCACGCGACCGCGAGATCGTTGCGGCCGAAACCCGTTACGGCGCGGCGTTCCCTTCGATGGTGTGGCGCGACAACGTGTTTGCCACGCAGTTTCACCCCGAAAAGAGCCAGGCCGATGGCCTGCGAATCTTGCGGAACTTCGCCGAGTTCCGCGAGGGGTAA